The Halobacillus ihumii genomic sequence AGAGGAAAACGGTAGGACAGAAGATCACTTCTTCCTTTAATAGCAACACCTTTCACTACCCTTTTATAAAGTACATCATCCTCTAACTGCTTCCATCTTCTTAAATTACCGTACAACACTGAGACGTCTTGGGGGAGATCTGCTAATTGTTGTTTAATGACAGAAACAGCATCAGGATCAAGCCAATCATCAGCATCAACTTCCAATATAAAAGCAGACGTAACATGGGGTAATAAATCATTTATGGCTTTCGCTTTCCCCTCATTTTTTTTGTGAAAAACTCTTACCCGATTTCCATCTTCCCATTGTTGAAGCTTTGTATAGGAGCTATCTGTAGATTCATCATCCATGATCAGCAGCTGCTCGATTTGCTCACTTTGCAGCAGACAGGAAACAACGGCTGCTTCTACATATTTCTCCATGTTGTAATTAGTGATGAGAACGGAAAGAGTGGGATGATCCGTTTTGATCTTATTCAGTTGATATTTCTGGAGAATCTTTTGTTTTTCGATGATATGGGCAGAGCTATTTTTCCTGGATTGCCCAACAAGGTCGTCTTTAAAAGATGTAAGCGCTGGGTCGATCGTTGAAAGCCAGGCAGGAAAAAGCGCCTCCTTGAAGGGCAGATGACGAGTTAATAAAAAACGATGCTCGTTAAGAAATGAAGTGCTTACTAGCAATGGCCGCTGGATCTTAAGGTTTCGATTATGGTAAAAGGTCCCTAATACGGTTTTTGGATGATGCAGATGGAGAGTGCTCTCACTGATTGCAG encodes the following:
- a CDS encoding glycosyltransferase family 2 protein, whose translation is MKDITAILVNYANQAALHKAVNSLEVIRSRLNSTIVLQEPNVDFPKGLNQVKVVESDDPGQTLNQILPAISSSYVLFLQDTDYLSPAISESTLHLHHPKTVLGTFYHNRNLKIQRPLLVSTSFLNEHRFLLTRHLPFKEALFPAWLSTIDPALTSFKDDLVGQSRKNSSAHIIEKQKILQKYQLNKIKTDHPTLSVLITNYNMEKYVEAAVVSCLLQSEQIEQLLIMDDESTDSSYTKLQQWEDGNRVRVFHKKNEGKAKAINDLLPHVTSAFILEVDADDWLDPDAVSVIKQQLADLPQDVSVLYGNLRRWKQLEDDVLYKRVVKGVAIKGRSDLLSYRFPLGPRIYRTSTLQKQGGFPVGEFEKGRLYEDVSVLNRLIKTSRFRYQDFTVYNVREHPESITKSNSYKWNDFLKTLD